A single Alphaproteobacteria bacterium DNA region contains:
- a CDS encoding FAD-dependent monooxygenase, whose amino-acid sequence MAMNDIDVLIAGGGPVGLTASILLSRHGVRSLLVERHPGTAIVPKSRGINARTMEMYRQCGLDDAIRAAGLDSERTGLVVWAESLAGKEIERRVPGRATAASMAMTPVRNCLCAQDDLEPVLRRFAEDSKLAELRFSTELTALSYDDSGVRAVLLDRTANTESAIRARYLIAADGAQSRIRRQLGVRMIGEERVYDSVNILFHADLGQWVEHRPAALYFIEQPELRGTFLTINGTDRWGFLIHSLSQYGFKPEDFTPELCTRLVRQAVGAPDLPISILGASPWEASAIVADRYRDGPVFLAGDAAHEMPPTGGFGLNTGVQDVHNLAWKLAAVLRGNADPALLDSYHAERRPLAETITRASLANALSMGRTSRATSAVLPRREFLNE is encoded by the coding sequence ATGGCAATGAACGACATCGACGTACTGATCGCAGGCGGTGGTCCGGTCGGACTCACCGCCTCGATTCTGCTCTCGCGGCACGGCGTGCGCTCACTGCTGGTCGAGCGCCACCCCGGCACGGCCATCGTGCCGAAGTCGCGCGGCATCAACGCGCGCACCATGGAGATGTACCGCCAGTGCGGGCTGGACGACGCGATCCGTGCCGCCGGCTTGGACTCGGAGCGCACCGGCCTGGTCGTCTGGGCCGAGAGTCTCGCGGGCAAGGAGATCGAGCGTCGCGTGCCCGGACGCGCCACCGCCGCCAGCATGGCGATGACGCCGGTGCGCAACTGCCTGTGCGCGCAGGACGACCTCGAGCCGGTGCTGCGGCGTTTCGCGGAGGACTCGAAGCTCGCCGAGCTGCGCTTCAGCACCGAGCTGACCGCGCTCAGCTACGACGACAGCGGCGTCCGCGCTGTGCTGCTCGATCGCACCGCCAATACCGAGAGCGCGATCCGCGCCCGCTACCTGATCGCCGCCGACGGCGCGCAGAGCCGTATCCGCCGCCAGCTCGGCGTTCGCATGATCGGCGAAGAACGCGTCTACGACAGCGTCAACATCCTGTTCCACGCCGATCTCGGTCAATGGGTCGAGCACCGGCCGGCGGCGCTGTACTTCATCGAGCAGCCCGAACTGCGCGGCACTTTCCTCACCATCAACGGCACCGACCGCTGGGGCTTTCTGATTCACAGCCTCAGCCAATACGGCTTCAAGCCCGAGGACTTCACGCCCGAGCTCTGCACGCGACTGGTGCGCCAGGCCGTGGGCGCGCCCGACCTGCCGATCTCGATCCTCGGCGCCTCGCCCTGGGAGGCCTCGGCGATCGTCGCCGACCGCTACCGGGATGGCCCGGTGTTCCTCGCCGGCGACGCCGCGCACGAGATGCCGCCGACCGGCGGCTTCGGCCTGAACACCGGCGTGCAGGACGTGCACAACCTCGCCTGGAAGCTGGCCGCCGTGCTGCGCGGCAACGCCGACCCGGCCCTGCTGGACAGCTACCACGCCGAGCGCCGGCCGCTGGCCGAGACCATCACCCGCGCCAGCCTCGCCAACGCGTTGTCGATGGGTCGCACCTCGCGCGCCACCTCGGCCGTGCTGCCGCGCCGCGAGTTCCTCAACGAGTAG
- a CDS encoding glutathione S-transferase N-terminal domain-containing protein gives MKIAFSPASPYVRKCTACAIARGIDSQIERWKVGTTDPALLDLNPLSKVPTFITGDGMVLYDSPVICEYLDSVGDAPRLFPHAGPARWTALRQMALGDGILDATQPRRRELTLPQDDGRKAYIATQQAKVKHALAVLEKEAGTLGALTTIGEITIGCALGYLDFRYANEPWRDGHPKLTAWYERVVKLPPLAQTMPVG, from the coding sequence ATGAAGATCGCCTTCTCCCCCGCCTCGCCCTACGTGCGCAAGTGCACGGCCTGCGCCATCGCCCGCGGCATCGACAGCCAGATCGAGCGCTGGAAGGTGGGCACGACCGATCCGGCGCTGCTCGATCTCAACCCGCTGTCGAAGGTGCCGACCTTCATCACTGGCGATGGCATGGTGCTCTACGACAGCCCGGTGATCTGCGAGTATCTCGACAGTGTCGGCGATGCGCCCAGGCTGTTCCCGCATGCCGGTCCGGCGCGCTGGACGGCGCTGCGCCAGATGGCGCTGGGCGACGGCATCCTCGACGCCACCCAGCCGCGCCGGCGCGAGCTCACCCTGCCGCAGGACGACGGCCGCAAGGCCTATATCGCCACCCAGCAGGCCAAGGTGAAGCACGCGCTCGCCGTGCTGGAGAAAGAGGCCGGCACCCTGGGCGCGCTGACGACGATCGGCGAGATCACCATCGGCTGCGCGCTGGGCTACCTCGACTTCCGCTACGCCAACGAGCCGTGGCGCGACGGCCATCCGAAGCTCACCGCCTGGTACGAGCGCGTGGTCAAGCTGCCGCCGCTGGCGCAGACGATGCCGGTGGGGTGA
- a CDS encoding 2-dehydropantoate 2-reductase, which produces MKVAVVGAGGVGGGFGAALAKAGADVTFIARGAHMQAMKEKGLRLEGGRGDTHIVPTQASDDPAAVGPVDIVLFCVKMWDVESAGERIRPLIGRDTAVIPLQNGIDAAERLAPILGPDAVMGGVAQISASIAAPGVIRQVGTFMRIIFGELDGRRSPRAEAFLALAKNANFETILTDQIVTELWLKFILLATNASVMALTRRPIGELRDDPDMHPHFIAAYQEVIDVGRASGASLPADTLDRMLGFNRNAPPTMKASMALDLERGNRIELPWLGGKVVEMGRRLGVPTPTHALMYAALKPYVMGAPA; this is translated from the coding sequence ATGAAAGTAGCGGTTGTCGGCGCCGGCGGCGTGGGTGGGGGATTCGGTGCCGCCTTGGCCAAGGCGGGCGCCGATGTGACGTTCATCGCGCGCGGTGCGCACATGCAGGCGATGAAGGAGAAGGGCCTGCGGCTCGAAGGCGGGCGCGGCGACACGCACATCGTGCCGACGCAGGCGAGCGACGATCCCGCCGCGGTCGGTCCGGTCGACATCGTGCTGTTCTGCGTCAAGATGTGGGATGTCGAGAGCGCCGGTGAACGGATCAGGCCGCTGATCGGCCGCGACACCGCGGTGATTCCGCTGCAGAACGGCATCGACGCCGCCGAACGCCTGGCGCCGATCCTCGGGCCCGACGCTGTCATGGGCGGCGTGGCGCAGATCAGCGCCTCGATCGCCGCACCCGGCGTGATCCGCCAGGTCGGCACCTTCATGCGCATCATCTTCGGCGAGCTCGACGGCAGGCGGTCGCCGCGCGCCGAGGCGTTCCTGGCGCTGGCGAAGAATGCGAACTTCGAGACGATCCTGACAGATCAGATCGTCACCGAGCTGTGGCTGAAGTTCATCCTGCTGGCGACCAACGCCAGCGTCATGGCGCTCACCCGTCGCCCCATTGGCGAGCTGCGCGACGACCCCGACATGCACCCGCATTTCATCGCCGCCTACCAGGAGGTGATCGATGTCGGCCGCGCCAGCGGCGCGTCGCTGCCGGCCGATACGCTGGATCGCATGCTGGGCTTCAACCGGAACGCGCCGCCGACCATGAAGGCGTCGATGGCGCTCGACCTCGAGCGCGGCAATCGCATCGAGCTGCCGTGGCTCGGCGGCAAGGTGGTCGAGATGGGCCGCAGGCTCGGCGTGCCGACGCCGACGCACGCGCTGATGTACGCGGCGCTGAAACCCTACGTGATGGGTGCGCCAGCCTAG